One segment of Fibrobacter sp. UWB10 DNA contains the following:
- a CDS encoding toxin-antitoxin system YwqK family antitoxin: protein MKALISLCISLCGLCSIALAQNSPAVALDTIKEFYADSTLSRLYAVQKGTNIREGIAYSYHPNGKVAVEAPYKNGKLDGVFKSYFENGKVWQTIGYKNGIEEGITTIYFENGTKKSKEIYRGGVLDGMTEEWDDKGRLRRKLPYMRGQLHGTAKIFDELGGLKEEMTLDRGLRNGPYRRYNKGVMVFEAEFVQNRCVKNCDF, encoded by the coding sequence ATGAAAGCGTTAATTTCGTTGTGTATTTCTCTATGTGGGCTCTGCTCGATTGCGCTGGCGCAAAATTCGCCAGCGGTGGCGCTTGATACGATAAAAGAATTTTACGCCGACAGTACGCTTTCACGCCTTTACGCGGTCCAAAAAGGGACTAACATTCGTGAGGGTATAGCCTACAGTTATCACCCGAACGGCAAGGTCGCAGTCGAGGCACCGTATAAAAACGGCAAGCTCGACGGTGTGTTCAAAAGCTATTTCGAAAACGGAAAAGTTTGGCAGACCATCGGTTACAAGAACGGAATTGAAGAAGGGATTACCACCATCTACTTCGAAAATGGAACCAAAAAAAGTAAAGAGATTTACCGCGGTGGCGTGCTCGACGGTATGACCGAAGAATGGGACGACAAGGGCCGCCTGCGTCGCAAGTTGCCGTACATGCGCGGACAGTTACATGGCACCGCAAAAATTTTTGATGAACTCGGTGGCCTTAAAGAAGAAATGACTCTAGATCGAGGACTGCGTAATGGACCGTACCGCCGCTATAATAAGGGCGTTATGGTTTTTGAAGCGGAGTTTGTTCAAAACCGCTGTGTTAAAAACTGTGATTTTTAA
- a CDS encoding radical SAM protein, which translates to MRITFLNPPFHPMFSRESRSPCVTKSSTLYWPMFLSYAAGTVEADGNEIQLIDSPAMELDLAQTLDGIKKFDPELVVCSTSTPSILNDLKVVHAIKEALPKTKIAIMGTHATAEPLESMEMEPSLDFVIIGEADYTARNLARYLRGDIKEISSIAGLAFRKADGTVDFQPEGPKIENLDEIPWVSKVYRKYLYSCYKKYFYGANLNPLIVILSGRGCPNRCSYCVIPQTLNGHKFRRRSPKDVVDELQYIKENFDDLGEVFFEDDTFTASHEHVREICNLILERGLKITWSCNARADVPLDLLKLMKKAGGREMCVGFESASPVVLENIHKGVKNTDKAIEFTKNARKAGLLVHGCFMVGNPGDTPETLRMTLDYAKKLNPNTAQFYPIMAYPGTEAYKEALESGALQTKDYNQWLDKDGFHRTTIQRGELTSQALVDFCDKARREFYLRPSYILRQGIMAIKNPRERYRVMRGFGTLVKHLFRKHGQLAPVARQAPTVKE; encoded by the coding sequence ATGCGCATTACTTTTTTAAATCCCCCGTTTCATCCGATGTTCAGTCGCGAGTCGCGCAGTCCGTGCGTGACCAAGTCGTCTACCCTTTATTGGCCCATGTTTTTGAGCTACGCCGCCGGCACAGTCGAAGCCGACGGTAACGAGATTCAGCTCATCGATAGCCCGGCCATGGAGCTCGACCTTGCGCAGACTTTGGATGGCATCAAGAAGTTTGACCCCGAGCTCGTAGTTTGCAGCACGAGTACGCCGAGTATTCTGAATGACCTCAAGGTGGTGCACGCCATTAAAGAAGCGCTCCCGAAAACGAAGATCGCGATTATGGGTACGCACGCTACCGCCGAGCCGCTGGAATCCATGGAAATGGAACCGAGCCTCGACTTCGTGATTATCGGCGAGGCGGACTACACCGCCAGGAATCTCGCCCGCTACCTGCGCGGCGACATCAAGGAAATTTCTAGCATCGCTGGTCTCGCCTTCCGCAAAGCAGATGGCACGGTCGATTTTCAGCCCGAAGGCCCGAAGATCGAAAACCTCGACGAAATTCCCTGGGTTTCCAAGGTCTACCGCAAGTACCTTTACAGCTGCTACAAGAAGTATTTCTACGGCGCCAACCTGAACCCGCTGATTGTGATTCTGTCGGGCCGCGGTTGCCCGAACCGCTGCAGCTACTGCGTGATTCCGCAGACGCTGAACGGCCACAAGTTCCGCCGCCGCTCTCCGAAGGACGTGGTCGACGAACTGCAGTACATCAAGGAAAACTTTGACGACCTCGGCGAAGTCTTCTTTGAAGATGACACGTTTACCGCAAGCCACGAACACGTTCGCGAAATCTGCAACCTGATTCTCGAACGCGGCCTCAAGATTACTTGGAGCTGCAACGCTCGCGCCGATGTTCCGCTCGACTTGCTCAAGCTCATGAAGAAGGCCGGCGGCCGCGAAATGTGCGTGGGCTTCGAAAGCGCCAGCCCGGTGGTTCTCGAAAACATCCACAAGGGTGTGAAGAACACCGACAAAGCAATCGAGTTCACGAAGAACGCCCGCAAGGCAGGCCTGCTGGTGCACGGCTGCTTCATGGTCGGCAACCCAGGCGACACGCCAGAAACACTCCGCATGACGCTCGACTACGCCAAGAAGTTGAACCCGAATACGGCTCAGTTCTACCCCATTATGGCATACCCCGGCACCGAAGCATACAAGGAAGCTTTGGAAAGCGGTGCATTGCAGACAAAGGATTACAACCAGTGGCTGGATAAGGACGGTTTCCACCGCACCACAATCCAGCGCGGAGAACTCACCAGCCAGGCTCTTGTGGACTTCTGCGACAAGGCCCGCCGTGAATTCTACCTGCGTCCGAGCTACATCCTGCGTCAGGGAATCATGGCAATTAAGAACCCGCGTGAACGCTACCGCGTGATGCGTGGCTTCGGCACACTCGTGAAGCACTTGTTCCGCAAGCACGGCCAGCTCGCTCCTGTTGCAAGGCAAGCCCCGACGGTGAAAGAGTAG
- a CDS encoding acetylornithine/succinylornithine family transaminase — protein MAQSCANLLEQDKQIIAPLYGKADINFVKGEGSYLYDDQGNKYLDFVAGIAVNALGHQNQAIKDAVVEQMNHFNHISNLYPNYPQIELGKALLEITKFDKAFFCNSGTEANEGAIKFARKYFDRKGEKNRQKIVTFVNSFHGRTFAALSATGQPAIREGFGSMPGDFVHVTWNDCEALKKEVNKDTCAIMLESLAAEGGVMTLSAEMVATINSLQKECGCLVIVDEVQAGVGRLGTFLGFEKYGLNPDLVTLAKGIGGGLPLGAVLLRQHIADQLKAGDHGTTFGGNPIACAAGLAVVKQIPGLLKNVAERSAQIKAGLKALTEKYAFAKEIRGEGLILGVALDESMPVGNIISAARAEKLMVLSAKGNVLRMLPPLNVSSSECEEALEKLGRAFAAV, from the coding sequence ATGGCACAATCTTGCGCTAACCTGCTCGAACAGGACAAACAAATTATCGCGCCGCTCTACGGCAAGGCTGACATCAACTTCGTAAAGGGCGAAGGCTCTTACCTCTACGACGATCAGGGCAACAAGTACCTCGACTTCGTGGCTGGTATCGCCGTGAATGCACTCGGTCACCAGAACCAGGCCATCAAGGATGCTGTGGTGGAACAGATGAACCACTTCAACCACATCAGCAACCTTTACCCGAACTACCCGCAGATCGAACTCGGCAAGGCTCTCCTTGAAATCACCAAGTTCGACAAGGCCTTCTTCTGCAATTCCGGTACCGAAGCCAACGAAGGCGCCATCAAGTTCGCACGTAAGTACTTCGATAGAAAGGGCGAAAAGAATCGCCAGAAGATTGTGACGTTCGTGAACAGCTTCCACGGCCGTACCTTCGCCGCTCTTTCTGCGACGGGTCAGCCGGCTATTCGCGAAGGCTTCGGCTCTATGCCGGGTGACTTCGTACATGTCACTTGGAATGACTGCGAAGCTTTGAAGAAAGAAGTCAACAAGGACACTTGCGCTATCATGCTCGAAAGCCTCGCTGCCGAAGGCGGCGTGATGACGCTTTCTGCTGAAATGGTCGCTACCATTAACAGCCTGCAGAAAGAATGCGGCTGCCTCGTTATCGTTGACGAAGTGCAGGCAGGTGTGGGTAGGCTCGGTACATTCCTCGGTTTCGAAAAGTACGGCCTGAATCCGGACCTCGTAACACTTGCCAAGGGAATTGGTGGCGGTCTCCCGCTCGGTGCAGTTCTTCTGCGCCAGCACATTGCTGACCAGCTGAAGGCTGGCGACCACGGTACGACTTTCGGCGGTAACCCGATTGCATGCGCCGCAGGTCTTGCTGTCGTGAAGCAGATTCCGGGCTTGTTGAAGAACGTTGCGGAACGTTCCGCCCAGATCAAGGCTGGCCTCAAGGCTCTTACCGAAAAGTATGCATTCGCCAAGGAAATCCGCGGCGAAGGCCTGATTCTCGGTGTAGCACTCGACGAATCCATGCCGGTCGGTAACATCATCTCTGCTGCCCGCGCTGAAAAGCTCATGGTACTTTCTGCTAAGGGCAACGTGCTGCGTATGCTCCCGCCGCTCAACGTGTCTTCTTCTGAATGTGAAGAGGCTCTTGAAAAGCTTGGCCGCGCATTCGCCGCCGTATAA
- the argB gene encoding acetylglutamate kinase, which translates to MKKVVVKIGGSLAIDEAKLADFVSAVSTLPGSGCQVAVVHGGGKDINENIALLKEQPTFIDGLRVTTPGIMKMVEMTLSGHVNKKLVRMLLNNNCNAIGISGVDGNLFQVVKKQGKVDLGLVGEIKQVNPKIVADLWAAGWTPVVSPISIGEGMSWNVNADTAASELAVALEADQFVLVSDVPGVMDENKNVIPELSEADAEKLIEAGVISGGMIPKVRESFKSIRRGLKSIHIVGWKDAEHFGKQINGDLNYGTILR; encoded by the coding sequence ATGAAAAAAGTGGTTGTAAAAATTGGTGGCAGCCTGGCAATCGACGAAGCCAAGCTCGCTGATTTTGTGTCGGCAGTCTCTACCCTCCCCGGTAGTGGCTGTCAGGTGGCCGTGGTTCACGGCGGTGGCAAGGACATCAACGAAAATATCGCCTTGCTCAAGGAACAACCGACATTCATCGACGGTCTCCGAGTCACGACCCCCGGCATCATGAAGATGGTCGAAATGACCCTTTCTGGCCACGTGAACAAGAAGCTCGTGCGCATGTTGCTGAACAACAACTGCAACGCCATCGGTATTTCCGGTGTAGACGGCAACCTGTTCCAGGTCGTCAAGAAGCAGGGCAAGGTGGACCTTGGCCTGGTGGGCGAAATCAAGCAGGTCAATCCGAAGATTGTGGCTGACCTGTGGGCTGCCGGTTGGACTCCGGTGGTCAGCCCGATTTCGATTGGCGAAGGCATGAGCTGGAACGTGAACGCCGACACGGCCGCAAGCGAACTGGCTGTGGCACTCGAAGCCGACCAGTTTGTGCTGGTGAGCGACGTGCCGGGCGTGATGGACGAAAACAAGAATGTGATTCCCGAACTGAGCGAGGCGGACGCCGAAAAGCTGATTGAAGCTGGCGTCATCTCCGGCGGTATGATTCCCAAAGTCCGCGAGAGTTTCAAGTCGATCCGACGAGGACTCAAGAGTATCCACATCGTGGGTTGGAAGGACGCGGAACACTTTGGTAAACAAATTAATGGAGATTTAAACTATGGCACAATCTTGCGCTAA
- a CDS encoding ferredoxin, whose product MAITKVWLDESSDECVSCGACEATCDAVFEVPEKMKVKEGVDYSAYESEIKDAADSCPAGVIKYE is encoded by the coding sequence ATGGCAATCACGAAAGTTTGGCTGGACGAATCCAGTGACGAATGCGTCTCCTGCGGCGCTTGCGAAGCTACTTGCGACGCAGTGTTCGAAGTTCCTGAAAAGATGAAGGTTAAGGAAGGCGTTGACTATTCCGCTTACGAAAGCGAAATCAAGGACGCTGCTGACAGCTGCCCGGCCGGCGTGATTAAGTACGAGTAA
- a CDS encoding LamG domain-containing protein yields the protein MDTLFKYASGVALALFAACLTSCSKSNETAGGVTDIGNSVASGIVVTEANQPVARARVVAYYDNWDKTAIEDSVVVEADDNGIFSLKFDSTRSVVIYAENGSESGLSRIQHGGAALVMVGHPRRLESSVAEAKSGYMRIVGRSDVAAVKSDGSFAFEAMPVGDISLVYVASEQSQARFNFMTAVVGDTLKIPSLENKNEGWLTISDYHYYSGAAYGGIMVNVPDGISVPQDTATPEPVVPDTTAKDTTAVDTTEELAISLNLHMDGSDSVAKVYNNDGSVADSVNYVEGVSGKGILLKVGQFVEVGDIDPCAGDFTMSAWTKWNGYRGDGIYQLLFAEREDWMTGLSRFQLQYEFMTSSFVAVGDGMDLSGYGYAWLAKGNVERGGTLPMNEWSLLVLVNEGGKLYFYINGVLVSNKAGVPFTPKEVAAPLPFRIGGSELPNDTWNGVIDEVRIESVARSADWVKAEYEKYAK from the coding sequence ATGGATACTTTGTTCAAATATGCCTCTGGTGTGGCTTTAGCTCTTTTTGCGGCTTGTTTGACTTCTTGTTCCAAGAGCAACGAAACCGCTGGTGGCGTGACCGATATCGGTAACTCCGTTGCAAGCGGTATTGTGGTAACTGAGGCGAACCAGCCTGTGGCCCGCGCCCGCGTGGTGGCTTATTACGACAACTGGGATAAGACCGCCATCGAAGATTCCGTGGTGGTGGAAGCCGACGACAACGGCATTTTCAGTTTGAAGTTTGACAGCACGCGCTCTGTGGTGATTTATGCCGAAAACGGTTCCGAATCAGGCCTTTCCCGAATTCAGCATGGTGGCGCCGCCCTTGTGATGGTGGGCCATCCGCGCAGACTTGAAAGTAGCGTTGCCGAGGCCAAGTCTGGTTACATGCGCATTGTGGGGCGCAGTGATGTTGCGGCAGTCAAGTCCGACGGTTCCTTCGCGTTTGAAGCCATGCCTGTGGGCGACATTTCGCTTGTGTACGTAGCGAGCGAACAGTCGCAGGCTCGTTTCAACTTCATGACGGCTGTCGTGGGCGATACGCTCAAGATTCCGTCTCTCGAAAACAAGAACGAGGGCTGGCTCACGATTTCGGATTACCACTACTATAGTGGCGCCGCTTACGGTGGCATTATGGTGAACGTGCCCGATGGTATTTCTGTTCCGCAGGATACTGCTACGCCGGAACCGGTGGTGCCTGACACCACTGCAAAAGATACTACCGCTGTCGATACCACGGAAGAACTTGCGATATCCTTGAACCTCCACATGGATGGCTCCGATAGCGTAGCTAAGGTCTATAACAATGACGGTTCGGTCGCCGATTCCGTGAACTACGTGGAAGGTGTGTCGGGCAAGGGCATTCTGCTCAAGGTCGGTCAGTTCGTCGAAGTGGGTGATATTGACCCCTGTGCAGGTGACTTTACCATGAGCGCATGGACCAAGTGGAACGGTTACCGTGGCGATGGCATTTACCAGCTCCTCTTTGCAGAACGTGAAGACTGGATGACCGGATTGTCCAGGTTCCAGCTGCAGTATGAATTTATGACAAGTTCCTTTGTTGCCGTGGGCGATGGCATGGACTTGTCGGGCTATGGCTATGCATGGCTTGCCAAGGGCAATGTCGAACGTGGTGGCACGCTGCCTATGAATGAATGGTCGCTGCTGGTGCTCGTTAACGAAGGTGGCAAACTGTACTTCTATATCAACGGGGTGCTCGTGAGCAACAAGGCCGGTGTCCCGTTTACGCCCAAGGAAGTTGCAGCCCCGCTGCCGTTCCGTATTGGTGGTTCCGAATTGCCGAACGACACTTGGAATGGCGTCATTGACGAAGTTCGCATCGAGTCTGTCGCTCGTTCTGCTGACTGGGTCAAAGCTGAATACGAAAAATACGCAAAATAG
- a CDS encoding TIGR02147 family protein — MCIALEHLFDYDDFRKFLQDYFEEQKKMRAVFSHRFFAAKAGFSSSSYCLNVIRGRFNLTPKSIEKISKAMNFEPLQKAYFEALVQYNQAQQVNERENAWEQIVQIRKQIEFTHVTTREQAYFSKWYYPVVREMAVNSDWHGDYMVLARMLTPQITTEEAREAVKNLVEWNLLKKVGDRYEATSQMLDAAEIPPIALRQIRREYIQHAIGAVESMPKNERFATFTTLAMSESSYNYAVEVLEEARKKIIARAANDLDVERVYEMMLVAFPMSKKIEKEAK; from the coding sequence ATGTGTATTGCGCTAGAACATCTGTTTGATTACGACGACTTCCGCAAGTTCCTCCAAGATTACTTCGAGGAACAGAAGAAGATGCGCGCCGTCTTTTCGCACCGCTTTTTCGCGGCGAAGGCGGGCTTCAGCAGTTCTTCTTATTGTTTGAACGTAATCCGTGGGCGTTTCAACCTGACGCCCAAGTCCATCGAAAAGATTTCGAAGGCCATGAACTTCGAGCCTTTGCAGAAGGCTTATTTCGAAGCTTTGGTGCAGTACAACCAGGCGCAGCAGGTGAACGAACGCGAAAACGCCTGGGAACAGATTGTTCAGATCCGCAAGCAGATTGAATTTACACATGTCACGACCCGCGAACAGGCTTACTTTAGCAAGTGGTACTATCCGGTTGTGCGCGAAATGGCGGTGAACAGTGATTGGCATGGCGACTACATGGTGCTTGCCCGTATGCTCACCCCGCAAATTACGACCGAAGAAGCCCGCGAAGCGGTCAAGAACTTGGTCGAATGGAATTTGCTCAAAAAGGTGGGTGACCGTTACGAAGCCACCTCGCAAATGCTCGATGCCGCTGAAATTCCGCCGATTGCTCTGCGACAAATTCGTCGTGAATATATTCAGCATGCTATTGGCGCTGTGGAATCGATGCCCAAAAACGAGCGCTTTGCGACGTTCACGACTCTCGCCATGAGCGAAAGTTCTTATAATTATGCAGTAGAGGTGTTGGAGGAGGCCCGTAAGAAAATTATCGCACGGGCTGCGAATGATCTTGATGTAGAACGTGTTTACGAGATGATGCTTGTGGCGTTCCCGATGAGCAAGAAAATTGAAAAGGAGGCAAAATAA
- a CDS encoding Tex family protein: MDFSAIIAEELNLEVWRVAKALELMDQGGTIPFIARYRKDQTGTLNEIELRDISHRRDYLQELVDRKETILKSIEEQGKLTPELKAQIEACKDKTLLEDIYAPYKPKKRTRATAAKELGLEPLARLMWAQEETGNTAEQIALIYLSEEKGLADPKAALKGAADILAEEVADNTEFRQYLRNKMEKTGVMISKVKKDFEGQETKFKDYYDFSEPVSKIPSHRMLALRRGEKEKVLRLSIEVPNEEMIGYLKQQIIKGNTTWTPYLEAMCQDAWERLLQPSMESEVRLMLKDAAEEEAFKVFSKNLQDVLLAAPAGHKAVLALDPGFRTGCKVAVLDENGKFMDHGIIKPHEPWNDKAGAAVYLMGLIDKYKIDLIAIGNGTASRETDAFCAEMSAKFKGKVPPRVIVSEAGASVYSASMIAIQEFPKEDVTTRGAISIGRRLQDPLAELVKVDPQSIGVGQYQHDVNQRELKKRLDEVVESCVNMVGVDVNSASAPLLSHVAGLSNTLSEAIVKYREENGAYASREALKNVKGFGPKAFEQAAGFMRIPGAENPLDDSAVHPENYALVEKMAEKAGVSVKDMVGNAEAVKAINLEEFLSDEVGKATLDDIMKELQKPSRDPRKEFRYAKFDDKIRTIQDLITGSWMEGVVTNVANFGAFVDIGVHQDGLVHVSEISDKFVEDAKTVLTVGDIVKVRVVAVDVGQKRISLSMKQESTDGVAGAGANGPRGQRAGGNRGGFGGHGRDGRGNARPQGGIQGHATLADLKAKIAGKDRPGAAPKKANAPVQVGKINSMLKQIMKKAK; this comes from the coding sequence ATGGATTTTTCTGCAATTATTGCTGAAGAGCTGAACCTTGAAGTATGGCGCGTCGCCAAGGCGCTCGAACTGATGGACCAGGGTGGTACCATCCCCTTTATCGCCCGCTACCGTAAAGACCAAACGGGCACGCTGAACGAAATCGAGCTGCGCGACATTAGCCACCGCCGTGACTACCTGCAAGAATTGGTGGACCGTAAGGAAACGATCCTCAAGAGCATCGAAGAACAGGGTAAGCTCACTCCCGAACTCAAGGCCCAGATTGAAGCCTGTAAGGACAAGACCCTCCTCGAAGATATTTACGCTCCGTACAAGCCCAAGAAGCGCACCCGCGCAACCGCTGCCAAGGAACTCGGACTGGAGCCTTTGGCTCGCCTGATGTGGGCTCAAGAAGAAACGGGCAATACCGCCGAACAGATTGCGTTAATTTATTTGTCCGAAGAAAAGGGTCTTGCCGACCCGAAGGCCGCCCTCAAGGGTGCTGCCGACATTTTGGCTGAAGAAGTCGCCGACAATACCGAATTCCGTCAGTATCTGCGTAACAAGATGGAAAAGACCGGCGTCATGATTTCCAAGGTCAAGAAGGATTTCGAAGGTCAGGAAACCAAGTTCAAGGATTACTACGACTTTAGCGAACCGGTCTCCAAGATTCCGAGCCACCGCATGCTGGCTCTCCGTCGCGGCGAAAAGGAAAAGGTACTCCGCCTTTCTATCGAAGTTCCGAACGAAGAAATGATTGGCTACCTCAAGCAGCAGATTATCAAGGGCAACACCACTTGGACTCCGTATTTGGAAGCCATGTGCCAGGATGCCTGGGAACGTTTGCTCCAGCCGAGCATGGAAAGCGAAGTGCGTCTGATGCTCAAGGATGCCGCCGAAGAAGAAGCTTTCAAGGTGTTCAGTAAGAACCTGCAAGACGTTTTGCTCGCCGCTCCGGCCGGCCACAAGGCTGTGCTCGCTCTCGACCCGGGTTTCCGTACGGGTTGCAAGGTGGCCGTACTCGACGAAAATGGCAAGTTTATGGATCACGGCATTATCAAGCCGCATGAACCGTGGAATGACAAGGCTGGTGCTGCTGTGTACCTGATGGGTCTCATTGACAAGTACAAGATTGACTTGATTGCTATCGGTAACGGTACTGCTAGCCGCGAAACGGATGCTTTCTGCGCTGAAATGTCTGCCAAGTTCAAGGGCAAGGTTCCGCCGCGCGTCATTGTTTCTGAAGCCGGTGCTTCTGTTTATAGCGCAAGCATGATCGCTATTCAGGAATTCCCGAAGGAAGACGTGACGACTCGTGGCGCCATCTCCATTGGCCGCCGCTTGCAGGATCCGCTTGCTGAACTCGTGAAGGTTGACCCGCAGTCTATTGGTGTGGGCCAGTACCAGCACGATGTGAACCAGCGCGAACTCAAGAAGCGCCTGGATGAAGTGGTGGAAAGCTGCGTGAACATGGTCGGTGTTGACGTGAACAGCGCTTCTGCTCCGCTCCTTTCTCATGTGGCTGGCCTCAGCAACACGCTTTCCGAAGCCATTGTGAAGTACCGCGAAGAAAACGGTGCCTACGCTAGCCGCGAAGCCTTGAAGAATGTGAAGGGCTTTGGCCCGAAGGCCTTTGAACAGGCTGCCGGCTTTATGCGCATTCCGGGTGCTGAAAACCCGCTGGATGATTCCGCCGTTCACCCGGAAAACTACGCCCTGGTTGAAAAGATGGCCGAAAAGGCTGGCGTTTCTGTGAAGGACATGGTGGGTAACGCCGAAGCCGTGAAGGCAATCAACCTCGAAGAATTCCTCTCCGACGAAGTGGGTAAGGCTACTTTGGACGACATCATGAAGGAACTTCAGAAGCCGAGCCGCGACCCGCGTAAGGAATTCCGCTATGCTAAATTCGACGACAAAATCCGCACCATTCAGGACCTGATTACGGGCAGCTGGATGGAAGGTGTCGTCACCAACGTGGCAAACTTTGGCGCCTTCGTGGATATCGGTGTTCACCAGGACGGCCTCGTGCACGTTTCTGAAATCAGCGACAAGTTCGTGGAAGATGCAAAGACTGTTTTGACCGTTGGCGATATCGTGAAGGTGCGTGTGGTCGCAGTCGATGTGGGCCAGAAGCGCATTAGCCTTTCGATGAAGCAGGAATCTACCGACGGTGTTGCAGGTGCCGGCGCTAATGGCCCGCGTGGCCAGCGCGCAGGCGGTAACCGCGGCGGATTCGGTGGCCACGGCCGCGATGGTCGCGGCAATGCCCGCCCGCAGGGCGGCATTCAGGGCCATGCAACTCTTGCGGACCTCAAGGCAAAAATCGCCGGCAAGGACCGCCCGGGTGCAGCTCCCAAGAAAGCCAACGCCCCTGTACAGGTTGGCAAAATCAATTCCATGCTCAAACAGATTATGAAGAAGGCAAAGTAA
- the queF gene encoding preQ(1) synthase: MMRSEAELEGVTLLGNNKTQYKTTYSPEVLEKFPNKHPGNDYMVTFNCPEFTSLCPKTGQPDFAEIKINYIPDQFLVESKSLKLYMFSFRNHGDFHEDCVNIIMKDLVKLLDPKYIEVEGIFMPRGGISLYPFANYGKPGTEFEALAKSRLFTAIDRRK; the protein is encoded by the coding sequence ATCATGCGTTCAGAAGCTGAACTCGAAGGCGTTACGCTACTCGGTAACAACAAAACCCAATACAAGACCACCTACAGCCCCGAAGTGCTGGAAAAGTTCCCGAATAAGCATCCGGGTAACGACTACATGGTCACCTTCAACTGCCCTGAATTCACAAGCCTCTGCCCGAAAACCGGCCAGCCGGACTTTGCCGAAATCAAGATCAACTACATTCCGGACCAATTTCTGGTAGAATCCAAGTCCCTCAAGCTTTATATGTTTTCGTTCCGCAATCACGGCGATTTCCACGAAGACTGCGTGAACATTATCATGAAAGACTTGGTGAAGCTTCTGGACCCGAAGTACATCGAAGTCGAAGGCATCTTTATGCCGCGCGGCGGCATTTCGCTCTATCCGTTTGCCAACTACGGCAAGCCGGGCACTGAATTCGAAGCGCTCGCCAAGAGCCGCCTGTTCACCGCCATCGATAGGAGAAAGTAA
- a CDS encoding queuosine precursor transporter translates to MPFQNEIILIASIFVFFGGLVAFFRFFGKQGIFAWTVICTIAANIEVLILVHAFGLDTTLGNVIFASSFLATDIMSEIYGKKEASRCVKIGILANVTFILISQSWFLYIPAAGDTMAEPICTVFANTPRVMLASLFAYAICELFDVWAYHAWWKWTEKKFGDRRGFLWVRNNGSTLVSQLINVVAFNLLAFAGVFPWNTIGEILVFGYGIFIVTSLMDTPFVYLARRISEKHPELLKD, encoded by the coding sequence ATGCCTTTCCAGAACGAAATCATCCTTATCGCCTCTATCTTTGTGTTCTTTGGCGGACTCGTCGCCTTTTTCCGTTTCTTTGGCAAGCAGGGCATTTTCGCTTGGACCGTAATTTGCACGATTGCCGCCAATATCGAAGTGCTGATTTTGGTGCACGCCTTCGGGCTCGACACCACGCTCGGCAACGTGATTTTTGCATCGTCGTTCCTAGCCACCGATATCATGAGCGAAATCTACGGCAAGAAAGAGGCTAGCCGCTGCGTTAAGATTGGCATTCTCGCAAACGTGACCTTCATTCTGATTTCGCAGAGCTGGTTCCTGTATATTCCGGCCGCAGGCGACACCATGGCAGAACCGATTTGCACCGTATTTGCCAACACCCCGCGCGTGATGCTTGCCAGCCTGTTTGCCTACGCCATCTGCGAACTGTTCGACGTGTGGGCCTACCATGCTTGGTGGAAATGGACCGAGAAAAAGTTCGGCGACAGGCGCGGTTTCTTGTGGGTGCGTAACAACGGCTCCACGCTCGTAAGCCAGCTGATTAACGTGGTCGCATTCAACCTGCTCGCCTTCGCAGGCGTGTTCCCGTGGAATACGATTGGCGAAATCCTGGTATTTGGCTACGGAATCTTTATCGTGACATCGCTGATGGATACCCCGTTCGTGTACCTCGCACGCCGAATTTCCGAAAAGCACCCGGAATTACTGAAAGACTAA